Proteins encoded in a region of the Kwoniella botswanensis chromosome 2, complete sequence genome:
- a CDS encoding eukaryotic translation initiation factor 3 subunit F, translating into MSLDTSSSAIHLNLPPTSTSQLRPPTLITVHPSVIASILTHHSRRPTEADSSPRVIGTLMGSRSENGQEVDVRACFAVPHKEDENQIAVDMPFQQGMMQLLGKTGAKESIVGWYATHPTLNAYSALIQNYFSGETSPHPSIHLTIDTELDPSGKGLGVKGWVSTQLGLSNKPENCAFLPVPVVIKYAESERAALDLLTTAAPTPSPSLPPLPTLSASLGQLSELIDQCLAYVQKVNSGEQSPDPEVGRYLLEGLGRWSSTKEGNEDEGGIKAGLQDTLTVSYLSNLVRSQIELSGRLALLQQAAAQ; encoded by the exons ATGTCGCTcgatacttcttcttccgctaTACACCTTAACCTCCCTCCCACCTCGACCTCTCAACT CCGACCTCCTACGCTCATCACTGTACACCCCTCCGTTATCGCTTCCATCCTCACCCACCACTCTCGACGACCCACCGAGGCGGATTCCTCACCTCGAGTGATCGGTACTTTGATGGGATCGAGATCAGAAAACGGACAAGAAGTAGATGTCAGAGCATGTTTCGCTGTTCCTCACAAGGAAGACGAAAACCAAATCGCAGTTGATATGCCTTTCCAACAAGGTATGATGCAGTTGTTGGGTAAGACCGGTGCCAAGGAATCGATTgttggatg GTACGCAACCCACCCAACTCTCAATGCCTACTCTGCCCTCATCCAGAACTACTTTTCCGGTGAAACTTCTCCTCACCCTTCGATCCACTTGACCATCGATACCGAGCTTGACCCATCTGGAAAAGGATTAGGTGTGAAGGGATGGGTATCCACTCAGTTAGGTTTGAGCAATAAACCTGAAAACTGTGCTTTCTTACCTGTTCCCGTGGTGATCAAATACGCTGAAAGTGAAAGGGCGGCCC TCGACCTTCTCACCACCGCCGCACCTActccctcaccttctctcccaCCTCTTCCGACCCTCTCCGCCTCATTGGGACAATTGTCGGAACTCATCGACCAATGTTTGGCTTACGTGCAGAAAGTGAACTCAGGTGAACAATCACCCGATCCCGAAGTCGGTCGGTACCTCTTAGAAGGGTTAGGTAGATGGTCTTCCAccaaagaaggaaatgagGACGAAGGAGGTATCAAAGCTGGTTTACAAGATACTTTGACTGTATCTTATTTGAGTAATTTGGTAAGGAGTCAAATTGAATTATCAGGTAGATTGGCTTTGCTGCAGCAGGCTGCTGCTCAATAA